In one window of Bos mutus isolate GX-2022 chromosome 13, NWIPB_WYAK_1.1, whole genome shotgun sequence DNA:
- the SHLD1 gene encoding shieldin complex subunit 1 isoform X5, giving the protein MATQETTPGSQTEESNALDLPSAYDIRDYVLQRPSQHTNSEAFSSEEACSIPCSSDVDPVVDL; this is encoded by the exons ATGGCAACCCAGGAGACCACACCAGGTAGCCAGACAGAGGAGAGCAATGCTTTGGACCTGCCATCAGCTTATGACATAAGGGATTATGTGTTGCAGAGACCCAGCCAGCACACCAACAGTGAGGCTTTTAGTTCTGAGGAAGCTTGTTCTATTCCTTGCTCTTCTGATGTGGATCCAG TGGTGGATCTCTGA